In Chthoniobacterales bacterium, a single window of DNA contains:
- a CDS encoding D-alanine--D-alanine ligase family protein encodes MRKVRVAVLYGGRSGEHEVSLQSAASVINHLDRERFEIVPVAIDKQGRWHLNDISLLEGQKSLPVFKDAPKVVLPPNVPEASDGSALIHLGESGEDKAIDVVFPVVHGPLCEDGTIQGLLELADVPYVGCGVLASAVAMDKEMAKRVARDAGVPIVPYVSLKSESWKKPKREAAEKIQKELGYPVFVKPANLGSSVGVHKVTEPSGLDAALEDAFRYDTKVLIEVAINAREIELSVLENPDPGAEPLVSVPGEVNPTHEFYSYEAKYLDEKGAELIIPARLDAPRTERAQEIAGQIFSAIECEGMARVDLLLDRKTGQFFFNELNTIPGFTSISMYPKMWEASGISYRELLSRLVDLAVSRHQRKKALVREFQTQPEKPF; translated from the coding sequence ATGCGGAAGGTGCGCGTGGCAGTCTTGTACGGCGGCCGGTCGGGGGAACATGAGGTTTCGCTGCAATCGGCCGCTTCGGTCATCAATCATCTGGACCGGGAGCGTTTCGAAATCGTGCCGGTCGCAATCGATAAACAGGGTCGCTGGCATCTCAACGACATTTCATTGCTGGAAGGGCAAAAATCACTTCCTGTATTCAAGGATGCACCGAAGGTCGTGCTCCCGCCCAATGTTCCGGAGGCGAGCGATGGCAGTGCGCTGATTCATTTGGGCGAAAGCGGGGAAGACAAGGCAATCGACGTCGTTTTCCCAGTCGTGCACGGCCCTCTCTGCGAAGACGGAACCATCCAGGGGTTACTCGAACTCGCGGACGTCCCCTACGTCGGATGCGGAGTGCTCGCGTCGGCCGTGGCGATGGACAAGGAGATGGCGAAACGCGTGGCTCGTGACGCCGGCGTTCCGATCGTTCCTTATGTTTCGTTGAAGTCCGAGTCTTGGAAGAAACCAAAGCGCGAGGCGGCGGAGAAGATTCAGAAAGAACTTGGGTATCCGGTCTTCGTGAAGCCGGCCAACCTGGGCTCGAGTGTCGGCGTGCACAAGGTAACCGAACCAAGCGGACTCGACGCGGCGCTGGAGGACGCGTTCCGCTACGACACCAAGGTTCTGATCGAAGTGGCGATCAACGCGCGCGAAATCGAGTTGTCGGTGCTGGAAAATCCGGATCCTGGAGCCGAGCCGCTGGTCAGTGTCCCGGGCGAAGTAAATCCGACCCACGAATTTTATTCCTATGAGGCCAAATACCTCGACGAAAAGGGCGCGGAATTGATCATCCCCGCCAGGCTCGATGCGCCGCGGACGGAACGGGCCCAGGAAATCGCGGGGCAAATCTTCTCCGCGATCGAATGCGAAGGGATGGCGCGGGTGGATCTGCTCCTTGATCGCAAAACGGGTCAGTTTTTCTTCAACGAACTGAATACCATTCCCGGTTTCACCTCGATCAGCATGTATCCAAAAATGTGGGAAGCCTCCGGGATCAGCTACCGGGAGCTCTTGTCACGGCTGGTGGATCTGGCCGTCTCGAGGCATCAGCGCAAGAAGGCGTTGGTGCGCGAGTTTCAGACGCAACCCGAAAAACCATTCTAA
- a CDS encoding tetratricopeptide repeat protein translates to MKKIGLILLAAFCFSLGPSLVVAQSNDPSEVFLKAYLTSQQGEKLEHDNQFDAALSKFRFAGSLLEELKKTHGDWQTAIVDYRSRKIGESIVRVQAKMGTQKDLSAATGPPPPVASNPPVLPKKSGPPEPSVEVAKPSAVPSRAPAPPAPAASAPPPPQPSPSVASDAAIKEATKKLQDKVDQLQVELEKSRSQYDAVAKEKDTLNGRLQETNTKLEQAQGELEKTRGADKEARTQLAQAEDSLKKIAGSDKTDSKKQEALRAEIAQLKKALASAEKGRAAAEKEKEAESAKVTTVTKERNQLLAELKTAKQAQERVQVLVTENTDLKTKLAIAEKTVREISADKPKKEQEVADVKRQVEQLREQLAASQKQNKDFEVTVADLRSQLDQASTELEKAKLTGANAEETARLTKENEMLRRIVVRERQEEARREQAKKLMLSEFEKLQVKSDTLNQQIALLAQPVTKLSEEELALLRQPVVSISDSNPAAMTGTFSLPKQQGPTKQTGPSVQTSVPAVPEELASVAREAKENFDKGKYRAAEKQYQQILTKSPNNLYSLSNLGVVYFRTGKWKAAELTLKKAVALAPKDEFSHTTLGIVYYRQSKFDDAITELTTALGINPKSATAHNYLGITASQKGWQEAAEKEMLDAIAANPDYADAHFNLAVVYATSSPPATEKAKLHYTKATALGAEPDPAMEKLLR, encoded by the coding sequence ATGAAGAAAATCGGTTTGATTCTTCTCGCCGCGTTTTGCTTTTCCCTCGGGCCATCCCTGGTGGTCGCCCAATCGAACGACCCGAGTGAGGTATTTCTTAAGGCTTATTTGACTTCGCAACAGGGCGAAAAACTCGAGCACGACAATCAGTTCGACGCCGCGCTCTCGAAGTTCCGCTTTGCCGGCAGTCTGCTCGAAGAGCTCAAGAAGACGCATGGCGATTGGCAGACCGCGATTGTCGATTATCGGAGCCGCAAGATTGGTGAAAGCATCGTGCGCGTGCAGGCGAAGATGGGGACCCAAAAAGATCTCTCGGCTGCCACCGGGCCACCGCCTCCGGTAGCCTCAAATCCGCCCGTGCTTCCCAAAAAGTCCGGGCCGCCGGAACCGAGTGTGGAAGTCGCGAAGCCTTCCGCGGTTCCAAGCCGTGCCCCGGCTCCTCCAGCCCCGGCGGCTTCAGCGCCTCCTCCGCCTCAACCGAGCCCTTCGGTGGCCAGCGATGCCGCCATCAAGGAAGCGACTAAGAAATTGCAGGACAAAGTCGATCAACTTCAGGTCGAGCTCGAGAAATCGCGGAGCCAATATGACGCCGTCGCGAAAGAAAAGGATACCCTGAACGGCCGTTTGCAGGAGACAAACACGAAGCTCGAGCAGGCCCAGGGCGAGCTGGAAAAAACCAGGGGCGCTGACAAAGAAGCGCGAACTCAGCTGGCGCAGGCCGAGGATTCCCTGAAGAAAATCGCGGGTTCCGACAAGACGGACTCGAAAAAGCAGGAAGCGTTACGGGCAGAAATTGCCCAATTGAAGAAAGCGCTCGCTTCCGCGGAAAAAGGACGCGCCGCCGCGGAGAAAGAAAAAGAAGCGGAGAGCGCGAAGGTCACCACGGTGACGAAAGAGCGGAACCAGTTATTGGCTGAGTTGAAGACCGCGAAACAAGCGCAGGAACGAGTGCAGGTCCTGGTGACGGAGAACACCGACCTGAAGACGAAACTCGCGATAGCCGAAAAGACGGTCAGGGAAATCAGCGCCGACAAGCCGAAGAAGGAGCAGGAGGTGGCGGACGTAAAACGCCAGGTTGAGCAACTACGGGAGCAGCTCGCGGCCAGCCAGAAGCAAAACAAGGACTTTGAAGTGACGGTGGCTGATCTGCGGTCGCAGCTCGACCAGGCGAGCACAGAGCTGGAAAAAGCGAAATTGACCGGCGCGAACGCCGAGGAGACGGCCCGGCTCACGAAGGAGAACGAGATGCTGCGCCGGATTGTCGTTCGCGAACGCCAGGAGGAAGCACGCCGCGAACAGGCCAAGAAACTCATGCTGTCTGAGTTCGAAAAATTGCAGGTCAAGTCCGACACCCTGAATCAACAGATCGCGCTCCTGGCGCAGCCGGTCACGAAGCTCAGCGAAGAAGAGCTCGCCTTGTTGCGACAACCGGTCGTGAGCATTTCGGACAGCAACCCGGCAGCGATGACGGGGACATTTTCGCTTCCGAAGCAACAGGGGCCGACAAAACAGACCGGACCTTCCGTGCAAACTTCGGTCCCCGCTGTCCCGGAGGAACTGGCCTCAGTCGCCCGCGAAGCGAAAGAGAATTTCGACAAGGGGAAATACCGGGCCGCGGAAAAGCAGTATCAGCAAATCCTGACGAAAAGTCCGAACAACCTCTATTCGCTCTCCAATCTGGGCGTCGTTTATTTCCGCACTGGAAAATGGAAGGCGGCGGAATTGACCCTGAAAAAGGCGGTCGCTCTGGCGCCCAAGGATGAGTTTTCCCACACCACTCTTGGCATTGTTTATTATCGCCAAAGCAAATTTGATGACGCGATCACTGAGCTGACGACGGCGCTTGGAATCAATCCGAAGAGCGCGACGGCACACAATTACCTCGGGATCACGGCCAGCCAGAAAGGTTGGCAGGAAGCGGCCGAGAAAGAAATGCTCGACGCGATTGCAGCCAATCCCGACTACGCCGACGCGCACTTCAACCTCGCGGTGGTTTACGCGACGAGTTCGCCCCCCGCGACGGAAAAAGCGAAATTGCATTACACCAAGGCAACTGCGCTGGGGGCCGAGCCAGACCCCGCCATGGAAAAGTTGCTCCGCTAG
- a CDS encoding DUF2071 domain-containing protein, producing MLKPFLTAKWRYLAMLNFPVDPRILEPLVPAETELDFHHGQTFVSVVGFLFLDTRVVGLPIPFHRDFEEVNLRFYVRRQSAEEWRRGVVFVRELVPRAAIAIVARTFYGEPYSALPMRHNLEHKEGRVFAEYQWRRGRRWETLAMTATGEPQSAAEGSHEEFITEHYWGYTARRSGCSEYRVEHPRWKLWKAETTKFDADVATLYGPRFVETLAAPPVSGFIAEGSPIEVHRRTRELE from the coding sequence ATGCTAAAACCGTTTCTAACCGCGAAATGGCGTTATCTTGCGATGCTGAATTTCCCGGTCGATCCGAGAATCCTGGAGCCGCTCGTGCCGGCCGAGACGGAACTGGATTTCCACCACGGGCAGACTTTCGTCAGCGTCGTCGGCTTTCTTTTTCTGGATACGCGCGTAGTTGGTCTTCCGATTCCCTTCCATCGCGATTTCGAGGAAGTGAATCTTCGTTTTTATGTGCGCCGCCAGAGCGCGGAGGAATGGCGCCGCGGCGTCGTCTTTGTCCGCGAGCTGGTTCCGCGGGCAGCCATCGCCATCGTCGCCCGGACTTTTTATGGGGAACCCTATTCCGCGTTGCCGATGCGGCATAACCTCGAACACAAAGAGGGGCGCGTTTTCGCTGAGTATCAATGGCGACGCGGCCGGCGCTGGGAGACGCTCGCCATGACGGCGACGGGCGAACCGCAAAGCGCGGCGGAGGGATCGCACGAAGAATTTATCACGGAGCATTATTGGGGTTACACGGCGCGACGCTCAGGCTGCAGCGAGTATCGGGTGGAACATCCACGCTGGAAGTTGTGGAAAGCGGAGACCACGAAATTCGATGCCGACGTCGCGACCCTCTATGGGCCGCGATTTGTGGAAACGCTGGCGGCGCCGCCGGTCTCGGGTTTCATCGCCGAGGGCTCACCCATCGAAGTGCACCGCCGCACGCGCGAGCTGGAATGA
- a CDS encoding peroxiredoxin, with protein MALAVGTKAPDFSLPTKTAEGPKQVKLSDNFGKTNTLLLFFPMAFTGVCTTEMCGQSSELDNYAGMNATVYGISGDNPFAQEAWAKKENISVTLLSDYEHKVANQYDVVYDSFLPQINLGMGGVPKRSAFIVDRNGVIQYAESNDDAKELPSFDKIKAKLAELK; from the coding sequence ATGGCACTCGCAGTTGGAACAAAAGCTCCCGATTTTTCTCTCCCCACCAAGACCGCTGAAGGACCCAAACAGGTCAAGCTCAGCGACAATTTCGGCAAGACCAACACGTTGCTCCTCTTTTTCCCGATGGCTTTCACCGGGGTCTGCACGACGGAAATGTGCGGCCAGAGCTCGGAGCTGGACAATTACGCCGGGATGAATGCAACGGTTTACGGGATCAGCGGCGACAACCCGTTCGCGCAGGAAGCGTGGGCGAAGAAGGAAAATATCTCCGTAACCCTGTTGAGCGATTACGAGCACAAGGTCGCCAACCAATACGACGTGGTCTACGACTCGTTCCTGCCGCAGATAAACCTCGGGATGGGCGGCGTGCCGAAACGCTCGGCTTTCATCGTCGATCGCAACGGCGTGATCCAATACGCGGAGAGCAACGACGACGCGAAAGAGCTGCCGAGTTTCGACAAGATCAAAGCGAAACTGGCGGAACTGAAGTGA
- a CDS encoding aconitate hydratase: protein MNDEFKTLKKFDAGGGREGSLFSLPTLEEQGIGRVSRLPVSIRIVLESVLRNCDGKKVRRKDVETLANWNAKSPANEEIPFVVARIVLQDFTGVPLVVDLAAMRSAVKELGGDPKIIEPLVPVDLVVDHSVQVDFAGSAQALQLNMEMEFKRNRERYQFLKWGQQAFKTFGLVPPGIGIVHQVNLEYLAKGVLSSKPESGDQRPEIFYPDTLVGTDSHTTMINGLGVVGWGVGGIEAEAGMLGQPVYFLTPEVVGVHMTGQLREGVTATDLALHITQMLRAQKVVGKFVEFYGEGAASLPLPDRATVGNMAPEYGATMGYFPVDSESVNYLRATGRTDEQCAAFENYFRAQKMFGMPRKGEIDYSVDLELDLGDVQPSVAGPKRPQDRVNLPELGDVFRSLLQKPLTDGGYGKANGDLGKLHFVNLNGTPPVQGEMASTDKTDQGIQPGDERNKIEMVANRPTPDRVDEIDAKPGETFAHGQSRIGHGSVLIAAITSCTNTSNPSVMLAAGLLAKKAVERGLKIDPAVKTSLAPGSRVVSDYLQKTGLQTYLDRLGFNIVGYGCTTCIGNSGPLHPKIEKAISEHDLVAASVLSGNRNFEARVHQNIKANFLMSPPLVVAFALAGRVDLDLSKESMGRGSDGKEVYLRDLWPTLAEIRDTMQSALTPEVFRRLYRDFAGQNPKWNDIPSSVGEIYEWDEKSDYIHQPPFFANFSMSAGTIGDIRDARPLGIFGDSVTTDHISPAGAIKPTSPAGQYLKSRGIEPVDFNSYGSRRGNDLVMTRGTFANVRIKNLMVPGTEGGVTKYFGNRNAGLGDEMSIFDAAMEYQMEGVPLVILAGHEYGTGSSRDWAAKGTRLLGVKAVVAASFERIHRSNLVGMGVLPLQFADGTNAQTLGLDGSEIYSVTGLSDAIQPGQTVTLKIARKNGKDESIPVKLRIDTPIEIDYYRHGGILPFVLRELMARS, encoded by the coding sequence GTGAACGACGAATTCAAGACGCTAAAGAAATTCGACGCGGGTGGCGGCCGCGAAGGATCGCTCTTCTCGCTGCCGACGCTGGAAGAACAGGGCATCGGGCGAGTTTCGCGGTTACCGGTCAGCATTCGGATCGTGCTGGAGTCCGTTCTGCGGAACTGCGATGGAAAAAAGGTCCGGCGCAAGGATGTCGAGACGCTGGCGAATTGGAACGCGAAGTCGCCGGCGAACGAGGAGATCCCGTTTGTCGTCGCGCGGATTGTTCTCCAGGATTTTACCGGTGTCCCGCTGGTGGTGGATCTGGCCGCGATGCGGAGCGCCGTGAAGGAGCTCGGCGGCGATCCGAAAATCATCGAGCCGCTCGTTCCGGTGGACCTCGTGGTCGATCACTCGGTCCAGGTCGATTTCGCGGGCTCGGCGCAGGCTCTCCAATTGAACATGGAAATGGAGTTCAAGCGGAACCGGGAGCGTTACCAATTCCTGAAATGGGGCCAGCAGGCCTTTAAAACTTTCGGCCTCGTGCCGCCCGGGATCGGGATCGTGCACCAGGTTAATCTCGAGTATCTCGCGAAGGGCGTGTTGTCATCGAAACCGGAAAGCGGAGACCAGAGACCGGAAATATTTTACCCCGACACGCTCGTTGGAACGGATTCGCACACGACGATGATCAACGGGCTCGGGGTCGTCGGCTGGGGCGTCGGCGGCATCGAAGCGGAAGCGGGAATGCTCGGGCAGCCTGTCTATTTTCTGACGCCGGAAGTGGTGGGCGTTCACATGACTGGCCAACTGCGCGAAGGCGTCACCGCGACCGACCTGGCGCTGCACATTACCCAGATGCTGCGGGCCCAAAAAGTCGTCGGGAAGTTTGTCGAGTTTTATGGCGAAGGCGCGGCGTCGCTTCCCCTGCCCGATCGCGCGACAGTCGGAAACATGGCGCCGGAGTACGGCGCGACCATGGGCTATTTCCCCGTCGATAGCGAGTCAGTCAATTATTTGCGGGCGACCGGACGAACGGACGAACAGTGCGCTGCGTTCGAGAATTATTTCCGCGCCCAAAAAATGTTCGGGATGCCGCGGAAAGGCGAAATTGATTACAGCGTCGATCTCGAGCTAGATCTTGGCGACGTCCAACCGAGCGTCGCTGGACCGAAACGTCCGCAGGATCGCGTGAACCTTCCGGAGCTGGGCGATGTTTTCCGCTCGCTCCTGCAGAAGCCGCTTACTGATGGGGGATACGGCAAGGCCAACGGCGATCTCGGCAAGCTTCATTTCGTCAACCTGAACGGCACGCCGCCGGTCCAGGGCGAAATGGCTTCCACCGATAAGACTGACCAGGGGATCCAGCCCGGCGATGAGCGGAACAAGATTGAGATGGTCGCGAACCGTCCAACGCCGGATCGGGTTGACGAAATCGACGCGAAACCGGGCGAGACTTTCGCCCACGGCCAAAGCCGGATTGGGCATGGCAGCGTTCTGATCGCGGCTATCACGAGTTGCACGAACACGAGCAATCCGAGCGTTATGCTCGCCGCAGGCCTCCTCGCCAAGAAAGCGGTCGAGCGTGGGCTGAAAATCGATCCGGCCGTGAAAACCTCGCTCGCCCCCGGCTCACGCGTGGTCTCCGATTACCTTCAGAAAACGGGGCTTCAAACCTATCTCGATCGGCTCGGGTTCAATATCGTCGGGTACGGGTGCACGACCTGCATCGGCAATTCCGGCCCGCTTCATCCGAAGATCGAGAAAGCAATTAGCGAACACGATCTCGTCGCGGCCTCGGTGCTTTCCGGAAACCGCAACTTCGAGGCGCGCGTGCACCAAAACATCAAGGCAAACTTCCTGATGTCGCCGCCGCTGGTCGTCGCCTTCGCTCTCGCCGGCCGGGTCGATCTCGATCTTTCCAAGGAATCAATGGGGCGCGGCTCCGACGGCAAGGAAGTTTATCTGCGTGATCTTTGGCCGACGCTCGCCGAGATCCGCGACACCATGCAGTCCGCCCTTACCCCGGAAGTTTTCCGCCGGCTCTACCGGGATTTCGCCGGACAAAATCCGAAGTGGAATGATATCCCGTCGAGCGTTGGCGAAATTTACGAGTGGGATGAGAAGAGCGACTACATTCATCAGCCGCCGTTCTTCGCGAATTTCTCGATGTCGGCGGGAACAATTGGCGATATTCGGGACGCGCGTCCGCTTGGCATTTTCGGCGACTCGGTGACGACGGATCACATTTCCCCGGCGGGCGCGATCAAGCCGACTTCGCCGGCAGGGCAATATCTGAAGTCGCGCGGCATCGAGCCGGTGGACTTCAACAGCTACGGCTCGCGGCGCGGAAACGACCTGGTCATGACGCGCGGCACGTTCGCGAATGTCCGGATCAAGAACCTGATGGTCCCGGGAACGGAAGGCGGCGTGACGAAATATTTCGGGAACCGGAATGCCGGACTCGGAGACGAAATGTCGATCTTCGACGCGGCCATGGAGTATCAGATGGAAGGGGTGCCGCTCGTTATCCTGGCCGGGCACGAATACGGGACCGGCTCGAGCCGGGACTGGGCGGCGAAAGGGACGCGATTGCTCGGGGTGAAAGCGGTTGTCGCAGCAAGCTTTGAGCGGATTCATCGCTCGAATCTCGTCGGCATGGGTGTGCTGCCGTTGCAGTTCGCGGACGGAACCAACGCGCAGACTCTCGGGCTCGATGGTTCGGAAATTTATTCGGTGACCGGATTGTCGGACGCGATCCAGCCCGGACAGACCGTGACGCTCAAGATCGCGCGCAAAAACGGGAAGGACGAATCCATTCCGGTGAAGTTGCGAATCGATACGCCGATCGAAATCGATTACTACCGTCACGGAGGCATTTTGCCATTTGTCCTGCGCGAACTAATGGCGCGCAGCTGA
- a CDS encoding DUF456 family protein, which produces MELLWWLIAIVLMAVGLIGTVLPLVPGAVVILAAAILHQVMVGPGKSLGWWNIAGLIVLTLLSYALEFGSGYFGAKRFGATKWGAFGATIGTIVGLFYPFPGLLIGPLVGAIAGELVAGKRLVSAGRAGWGTVLGNLAGIIGKLVIALAMVCWFLVAVPSPI; this is translated from the coding sequence ATGGAACTTCTTTGGTGGTTGATTGCGATTGTGCTGATGGCCGTTGGGCTGATCGGGACCGTGCTGCCGCTGGTTCCCGGCGCAGTCGTTATCCTGGCTGCGGCCATTCTTCATCAGGTAATGGTCGGACCGGGAAAGAGTCTTGGCTGGTGGAATATCGCGGGGTTGATCGTCCTGACGCTGTTGTCCTACGCCTTGGAATTCGGGAGCGGATATTTCGGCGCGAAGCGGTTCGGCGCCACGAAATGGGGGGCCTTCGGCGCTACGATTGGGACGATCGTCGGCCTGTTCTATCCGTTTCCGGGACTATTGATCGGACCGCTGGTTGGCGCCATTGCCGGAGAGCTGGTAGCGGGCAAACGTCTGGTTAGCGCAGGCCGGGCGGGCTGGGGCACGGTTCTGGGCAATTTGGCCGGAATCATCGGCAAACTCGTGATCGCCCTCGCGATGGTCTGCTGGTTTCTGGTTGCCGTGCCGTCGCCGATTTAA